A portion of the Magnolia sinica isolate HGM2019 chromosome 17, MsV1, whole genome shotgun sequence genome contains these proteins:
- the LOC131231398 gene encoding uncharacterized protein LOC131231398, with the protein MTPTVAYPLLGTVFLLFFALSRHTQVGHTIQSSRRMSRGRVVFDPLIEEIERRAEGGGLGDRALNADPNGSAGQDSDPFSDEHDEMEEFFSEEGRLNITERLVYLFPLLDSWPRDGRISSQELEYWVVGQALDRMAHRTKREMQAHDKDGDGAVTLREYLSHLSDKDIENNNMLPGQAGWWKERFNHADFNGDGMLNFTEFRDFLHPEDSNRESIRQWLQKDKIREMDRDGDGRLNFAEFRDRAYNIYKNGVELEYDHLDEPYYIPSAEEKFAELDGNKDRYLSDDEMGGIMHHIFPGELALASYYTNYLIREADDDKDGNLSLQEMLDHERTFYGSLREESTNDYENRDELR; encoded by the exons ATGACCCCGACGGTGGCCTACCCCCTCCTAGGCActgtcttcctcctcttcttcgcCCTCTCTAGgcatactcaggtgggccacaccattcaaAGTAGCCGTCGAATGTCTCGCGGCCGTGTGGTTTTTGACCCCTTGATTGAAGAGATTGAGAGAAGGGCTGAGGGAGGAGGATTGGGTGACCGGGCCCTCAACGCCGATCCCAATGGCTCGGCCGGTCAGGATTCCGACCCATTTTCCGACGAGCACGATGAGATGGAGGAGTTCTTCAGTGAGGAGGGCCGGCTCAACATAACTGAGAGGCTGGTTTATCTGTTCCCCCTCTTGGATAGTTGGCCAAGAGATGGACGGATCAGCTCTCAAGAGCTTGAGTATTGGGTCGTGGGCCAGGCCCTAGACCGGATGGCCCACCGGACTAAGAGGGAGATGCAGGCCCACGATAAGGATGGGGACGGGGCCGTCACTCTTAGAGAGTATCTCTCTCATCTGTCCGATAAAGATATCG AGAATAACAACATGTTGCCGGGCCAAGCCGGATGGTGGAAGGAACGGTTCAATCACGCAGATTTCAATGGCGACGGAATGCTCAATTTCACTGAATTTAGGGA CTTCCTACACCCTGAAGACAGTAACAGAGAGAGCATCCGGCAGTGGTTGCAAAAAGACAAGATTAG AGAAATGGACAGAGATGGAGATGGAAGGCTGAATTTCGCCGAATTCCGCGATCGGGCCTACAACATCTACAAAAACGGCGTCGAACTCGAATATGATCACCTCGACGAACCGTACTATATACCCAGCGCCGAAGAAAAATTCGCCGAGCTTGATGGGAACAAAGACAG ATATCTAAGTGATGACGAAATGGGCGGCATCATGCATCACATCTTCCCTGGAGAACTCGCGCTTGCATCTTATTACACCAACTACCTAATCCGTGAG GCAGATGATGATAAAGATGGCAACTTATCACTCCAGGAGATGCTGGATCATGAGCGCACTTTCTATGGTTCGTTGCGAGAGGAAAGCACAAATGACTATGAGAACCGTGATGAACTACGGTGA